In Lotus japonicus ecotype B-129 chromosome 5, LjGifu_v1.2, one genomic interval encodes:
- the LOC130721126 gene encoding plant UBX domain-containing protein 10, with product MADVADKLAYFQAITGLEDPDLCTEILAAHGWDLELAISSFTTTTNPITTDTDNNNNNNNDVTEHLLQPEQPPPPPPGLAWKLIKLPVSVISGSLGLVSGAIGLGLWAAGGVLSYSLGFMGLGGGGGSGSGASSSGSAPMLSATSEAMDFVAAFERDYGSVRPNFVTEGFMDALQRSRNSFQLLFVYLHSPDHPDTPLFCQRTLCSETLAAFVNLNFVCWGGSIRASEGFKMSNSLKASRFPFCALVMAATNQRIALLQQVEGPKSPEEMLAMLQRVLEESSPTLVAARLDAEERRNNIRLREEQDAAYRAALEADQARERQRREEQERLAREAAEAERKRKEEEEAREREAREAAEKQAALAKIRQQKAESLGEEPAKGPNVTQVLVRFPTGERKERRFNNTVTIQSVYDYVDSLGCLEADSYSLVSNFPRVVYGQEKLTLSLKEAGLHPQASLFVELS from the exons ATGGCAGATGTAGCAGATAAATTGGCGTATTTCCAAGCGATCACCGGTTTGGAAGATCCCGACCTCTGCACCGAGATCCTCGCCGCCCATGGCTGGGACCTCGAACTCGCCATCTCctccttcaccaccaccaccaatccaATCACCACCGACaccgacaacaacaacaataacaataacgaCGTCACTGAGCATCTCCTTCAACCAGAACAACCGCCACCGCCTCCTCCCGGTCTGGCATGGAAGCTCATCAAGTTACCCGTCTCCGTCATTTCTGGCAGCCTAGGGTTAGTTTCCGGCGCCATCGGGTTAGGCCTTTGGGCCGCCGGCGGTGTTCTCTCTTACTCCTTGGGATTCATGGGCTTAGGCGGCGGCGGGGGCTCGGGCTCCGGCGCGTCGTCCTCCGGTTCGGCGCCGATGCTTTCGGCGACGTCGGAAGCGATGGATTTTGTGGCGGCGTTTGAGCGGGATTACGGGTCGGTGAGGCCGAATTTCGTGACGGAGGGTTTCATGGATGCGCTTCAGCGGTCAAGGAACTCGTTCCAGCTTCTGTTTGTTTACCTGCATTCCCCTGATCACCCTGATACGCCGTTGTTCTGCCAGAGGACGCTCTGCTCTGAGACTCTTGCGGCGTTTGTGAACCTGAATTTTGTTTGCTGGGGTGGTAGCATTCGCGCTAGCGAAGGTTTTAAGATGAGTAATAGCTTGAAGGCTTCTCGTTTTCCATTCTGTGCTCTGGTCATGGCAGCTACCAACCAGAGAATTGCGCTGCTTCAACAG GTTGAAGGGCCAAAATCCCCGGAGGAGATGCTAGCGATGCTACAGCGAGTGCTTGAAGAAAGCTCCCCAACTCTTGTTGCAGCAAGGCTTGAtgcagaagaaagaagaaataatATCCGGTTAAGGGAGGAGCAAGATGCTGCATACAGAGCTGCACTTGAAGCTGATCAA GCTAGGGAACGGCAGAGAAGAGAAGAACAAGAACGTCTTGCAAGGGAAGCTGCTGAAGCTGAGAGGAAGCgcaaggaggaagaggaggctCGTGAAAGAGAAGCACGTGAAGCTGCAGAGAAACAAGCTGCATTAGCTAAAATCCGTCAACAAAAAGCTGAGTCCCTTGGTGAAGAACCTGCAAAAGGGCCTAATGTTACACAG GTTTTGGTACGATTTCCAACTGGTGAACGCAAGGAAAGGAGGTTCAACAACACAGTGACAATTCAGTCTGTATATGACTATGTTGACTCATTGGGTTGTTTAGAAGCTGATAGCTACAGCCTGGTCTCCAATTTTCCGCGGGTCGTTTATGGACAAGAAAAACTGACATTGTCATTGAAGGAAGCAGGATTGCATCCTCAGGCCAGCCTGTTTGTGGAGCTCAGTTAG
- the LOC130716616 gene encoding protein yippee-like At4g27745, producing the protein MEDLIGPRLYSCFNCRNHVALHDDVISKAFQGRNGRAFLFSHAMNIKVGPKEDRQLMTGLHTIAEVYCCDCQQVLGWKYERAYEEAQKYKEGKFILEKSKIATENW; encoded by the exons ATGGAGGATTTGATTGGACCCAGATTGTACAGTTGCTTTAATTGTAGAAACCATGTTGCTCTTCATGATGATGTGATATCAAAAGCCTTTCAg GGAAGAAATGGACGTGCTTTTCTGTTCTCCCATGCAATGAACATAAAAGTAGGGCCAAAAGAAGACAGGCAACTCATGACTGGTCTCCACACAATTGCTGAGGTCTATTGTTGTGATTGCCAGCAAGTGCTTGGTTGGAAGTATGAACGTGCCTATGAGGAGGCACAGAAGTACAAGGAAGGAAAGTTCATACTTGAAAAGTCTAAAATTGCCACTGAAAACTGGTAG
- the LOC130721114 gene encoding early nodulin-like protein 8 produces the protein MANVLNHNWFFSVFLLILLLQIQTKVLCFQYKVGDLACWGLPTSANSQLYGKWSKYHNLTLGDSLLFLYPPSQDSVIQVTEESFKNCNIKNPILFMSNGNSLFNITTSKGDFYFTSGVAGHCQKNQKLHVSVGGGGGGGGVDAAAGPSSLNAFAPSYQTAFGNIPVAPSTSSASCHLTSTFQVLIIGSVIGALFSAFM, from the exons ATGGCCAATGTTTTAAATCACAACTGGTTCTTCTCAGTATTTCTTTTGATTCTCTTGCTCCAAATCCAAACCAAAGTGCTCTGTTTCCAGTACAAAGTTGGAGATCTAGCTTGTTGGGGACTACCCACCTCAGCAAATTCACAACTCTATGGAAAATGGTCCAAATATCACAATCTCACACTTGGAGACTCTCTTT TGTTTCTATACCCACCAAGCCAAGATTCAGTGATTCAAGTAACAGAGGAATCCTTCAAGAACTGCAACATTAAAAACCCAATTTTGTTTATGAGCAATGGGAACTCTTTGTTTAACATTACAACATCAAAAGGAGATTTCTACTTCACAAGTGGAGTTGCTGGCCATTGCCAGAAAAATCAGAAGCTTCATGTATCAgttggcggtggtggcggtggaggaggAGTGGATGCAGCAGCTGGTCCAAGTTCATTGAATGCATTTGCACCTTCTTATCAGACAGCGTTTGGCAACATTCCAGTGGCTCCTTCCACTTCCTCTGCCTCATGTCATCTAACTTCAACTTTTCAAGTTCTCATCATTGGATCCGTGATAGGTGCATTGTTCTCTGCCTTTATGTAA
- the LOC130717709 gene encoding serine/threonine-protein kinase BLUS1-like isoform X2, with protein MGSGTRTYSLNSGDYNLLEEVGYGASATVYRAVFLPRDEEVAVKCVDLDRCNANLEDIRREAQTMSLIDHRNVVRAHCSFVVDRRLWVVMPFMAQGSCLHLMKVAYPDGFEEEAIGSILKETLKALEYLHRHGHIHRDVKAGNILLGSDGQVKLADFGVSASMFDAGERQRNRNTFVGTPCWMAPEVLQPGTGYNFKADVWSFGITALELAHGHAPFSKYPPMKVLLMTIQNAPPGLDYDRDRKFSKSFKEMVAMCLVKDQTKRPSVEKLLKHSFFRQVKPPELSVKKLFADLPPLWHRVKDLEHKDAAQLALKKMASGDQEAMSLSEYHRGVSAWNFDVDDLKAQASLDDDDVAEMREEDENNFFSYKDTTDSQFSVGEKNSVNSQQDEFTLQVGGNDITQSDKRNESIVEATSTTLEKDMETSKVKTPVKIVKTQSGPLVPGTVLSHSFSERGRAFERFENENQLPGEKSNRDIRRAPSFSGPLMLPNRASANSLSAPIKSSGGFRDSSDDKSKANLVQIRGRFSVTSENLDLVKDIPVSSISRRSSQESPLKKSASVGDWKLDSKQMPIGQTSIDSANVNVPGSLVPHLHNLLQQTSIQQDLIINLLSSLQSAEAIDASQNGKLPPLPRSPENNGSVDTAAASERETLLLVKISELQSRMINLTEELTSEKVKHKQLQQQLAAIYSQEQNGTREEVA; from the exons ATGGGTTCAGGAACCAGAACCTACTCCCTGAACTCCGGCGACTACAATCTTCTAGAAGAAGTCGGTTACGGCGCAAGCGCGACGGTGTACCGCGCCGTCTTCCTCCCTCGGGATGAAGAAGTGGCGGTGAAGTGCGTCGATCTGGACCGCTGCAACGCCAATTTGGAGGATATACGGCGGGAGGCGCAGACGATGAGCTTGATTGACCACCGCAACGTGGTGCGAGCTCACTGCTCGTTTGTTGTTGACCGGAGGCTGTGGGTGGTGATGCCGTTCATGGCGCAGGGGTCGTGTTTGCATCTGATGAAGGTGGCGTATCCTGATGGATTTGAAGAGGAAGCTATTGGATCGATCTTGAAGGAGACGCTGAAGGCGTTGGAGTATCTTCACCGCCATGGCCACATTCATAGGGATGTTAAGGCTGGGAATATTCTTCTTGGGTCTGATGGGCAAGTCAAGCTTGCTGACTTTGGTGTTTCTGCTTCCATGTTTGATGCTGGTGAACGGCAGCGGAATAGGAACACTTTTGTTGGAACTCCTTGCTG GATGGCGCCGGAGGTACTGCAACCTGGAACGGGATATAATTTCAAGGCTGATGTTTGGTCTTTTGGAATTACGGCACTGGAGTTGGCTCATGGTCATGCACCTTTCTCAAAATATCCTCCCATGAAG GTTCTTCTCATGACTATCCAGAATGCCCCTCCAGGACTCGATTATGATCGTgatagaaaattctccaag TCTTTTAAGGAGATGGTTGCTATGTGCCTGGTAAAAGATCAAACAAAGAGGCCATCCGTGGAGAAGTTACTCAAACACTCCTTCTTTAGACAAGTAAAGCCTCCAGAGCTTTCTGTGAAGAAATTATTTGCTGATTTACCACCTCTTTGGCATCGTGTAAAAGATCTCGAG CACAAAGATGCAGCCCAACTAGCACTAAAGAAAATGGCATCTGGAGATCAAGAAGCAATGTCTCTG AGTGAATATCATCGAGGAGTTAGTGCTTGGAACTTCGATGTTGATGATTTGAAAGCTCAAGCTTCATTG GACGACGATGATGTTGCAGAGAtgagggaagaagatgaaaacaaTTTCTTCAGCTACAAG GATACAACTGATTCCCAGTTTAGCGTGGGCGAAAAGAATTCAGTTAACTCGCAACAAGATGAGTTTACATTACAAGTAGGTGGTAATGACATAACTCAGAGTGATAAGAGAAATGAGTCAATTGTTGAAGCAACATCAACTACTTTAGAGAAGGACATGGAAACAAGCAAGGTTAAAACTCCAGTGAAAATTGTTAAAACCCAAAGTGGGCCGCTGGTGCCTGGCACAGTGCTTAGTCATTCTTTTTCAGAAAGAGGGCGAGCATTTGAAAG GTTTGAGAATGAAAATCAGTTACCTGGTGAGAAAAGTAATCGTGATATACGTCGAGCCCCTAGCTTTAGTGGTCCATTGATGCTTCCAAACCGAGCTTCAGCAAATAGTTTATCAGCTCCAATAAAATCTTCTGGAG GATTCAGAGATTCCTCAGACGACAAGTCTAAGGCTAATCTAGTACAAATTAGAGGACGGTTCTCAGTGACATCAGAAAATTTAGATTTGGTGAAG GATATTCCTGTAAGTTCAATTTCACGCCGATCTTCACAG GAATCACCACTGAAGAAATCAGCCAGTGTTGGTGATTGGAAGTTGGATTCCAAACAAATG CCAATTGGACAGACCTCCATTGATTCTGCCAATGTCAATGTTCCTGGATCACTTGTGCCTCACCTTCATAATCTTTTGCAGCAGACATCTATTCAACAA GATCTTATAATTAATCTGTTGAGTAGCTTGCAAAGTGCTGAGGCAATAGATG CTTCTCAGAATGGAAAGCTGCCACCTTTACCTCGCAGTCCTGAGAACAATGGAAGT GTTGATACAGCAGCAGCTTCTGAGAGGGAAACTCTTCTGCTCgtcaaaatttcagaacttcaGTCTCG GATGATCAATTTGACGGAGGAATTGACTTCTGAGAAGGTAAAACACAAGCAG TTGCAACAACAACTAGCTGCAATCTACAGCCAGGAACAAAATGGGACAAGAGAGGAAGTTGCATGA
- the LOC130717709 gene encoding serine/threonine-protein kinase BLUS1-like isoform X1, translated as MGSGTRTYSLNSGDYNLLEEVGYGASATVYRAVFLPRDEEVAVKCVDLDRCNANLEDIRREAQTMSLIDHRNVVRAHCSFVVDRRLWVVMPFMAQGSCLHLMKVAYPDGFEEEAIGSILKETLKALEYLHRHGHIHRDVKAGNILLGSDGQVKLADFGVSASMFDAGERQRNRNTFVGTPCWMAPEVLQPGTGYNFKADVWSFGITALELAHGHAPFSKYPPMKVLLMTIQNAPPGLDYDRDRKFSKSFKEMVAMCLVKDQTKRPSVEKLLKHSFFRQVKPPELSVKKLFADLPPLWHRVKDLEHKDAAQLALKKMASGDQEAMSLSEYHRGVSAWNFDVDDLKAQASLVQDDDDVAEMREEDENNFFSYKDTTDSQFSVGEKNSVNSQQDEFTLQVGGNDITQSDKRNESIVEATSTTLEKDMETSKVKTPVKIVKTQSGPLVPGTVLSHSFSERGRAFERFENENQLPGEKSNRDIRRAPSFSGPLMLPNRASANSLSAPIKSSGGFRDSSDDKSKANLVQIRGRFSVTSENLDLVKDIPVSSISRRSSQESPLKKSASVGDWKLDSKQMPIGQTSIDSANVNVPGSLVPHLHNLLQQTSIQQDLIINLLSSLQSAEAIDASQNGKLPPLPRSPENNGSVDTAAASERETLLLVKISELQSRMINLTEELTSEKVKHKQLQQQLAAIYSQEQNGTREEVA; from the exons ATGGGTTCAGGAACCAGAACCTACTCCCTGAACTCCGGCGACTACAATCTTCTAGAAGAAGTCGGTTACGGCGCAAGCGCGACGGTGTACCGCGCCGTCTTCCTCCCTCGGGATGAAGAAGTGGCGGTGAAGTGCGTCGATCTGGACCGCTGCAACGCCAATTTGGAGGATATACGGCGGGAGGCGCAGACGATGAGCTTGATTGACCACCGCAACGTGGTGCGAGCTCACTGCTCGTTTGTTGTTGACCGGAGGCTGTGGGTGGTGATGCCGTTCATGGCGCAGGGGTCGTGTTTGCATCTGATGAAGGTGGCGTATCCTGATGGATTTGAAGAGGAAGCTATTGGATCGATCTTGAAGGAGACGCTGAAGGCGTTGGAGTATCTTCACCGCCATGGCCACATTCATAGGGATGTTAAGGCTGGGAATATTCTTCTTGGGTCTGATGGGCAAGTCAAGCTTGCTGACTTTGGTGTTTCTGCTTCCATGTTTGATGCTGGTGAACGGCAGCGGAATAGGAACACTTTTGTTGGAACTCCTTGCTG GATGGCGCCGGAGGTACTGCAACCTGGAACGGGATATAATTTCAAGGCTGATGTTTGGTCTTTTGGAATTACGGCACTGGAGTTGGCTCATGGTCATGCACCTTTCTCAAAATATCCTCCCATGAAG GTTCTTCTCATGACTATCCAGAATGCCCCTCCAGGACTCGATTATGATCGTgatagaaaattctccaag TCTTTTAAGGAGATGGTTGCTATGTGCCTGGTAAAAGATCAAACAAAGAGGCCATCCGTGGAGAAGTTACTCAAACACTCCTTCTTTAGACAAGTAAAGCCTCCAGAGCTTTCTGTGAAGAAATTATTTGCTGATTTACCACCTCTTTGGCATCGTGTAAAAGATCTCGAG CACAAAGATGCAGCCCAACTAGCACTAAAGAAAATGGCATCTGGAGATCAAGAAGCAATGTCTCTG AGTGAATATCATCGAGGAGTTAGTGCTTGGAACTTCGATGTTGATGATTTGAAAGCTCAAGCTTCATTG GTGCAGGACGACGATGATGTTGCAGAGAtgagggaagaagatgaaaacaaTTTCTTCAGCTACAAG GATACAACTGATTCCCAGTTTAGCGTGGGCGAAAAGAATTCAGTTAACTCGCAACAAGATGAGTTTACATTACAAGTAGGTGGTAATGACATAACTCAGAGTGATAAGAGAAATGAGTCAATTGTTGAAGCAACATCAACTACTTTAGAGAAGGACATGGAAACAAGCAAGGTTAAAACTCCAGTGAAAATTGTTAAAACCCAAAGTGGGCCGCTGGTGCCTGGCACAGTGCTTAGTCATTCTTTTTCAGAAAGAGGGCGAGCATTTGAAAG GTTTGAGAATGAAAATCAGTTACCTGGTGAGAAAAGTAATCGTGATATACGTCGAGCCCCTAGCTTTAGTGGTCCATTGATGCTTCCAAACCGAGCTTCAGCAAATAGTTTATCAGCTCCAATAAAATCTTCTGGAG GATTCAGAGATTCCTCAGACGACAAGTCTAAGGCTAATCTAGTACAAATTAGAGGACGGTTCTCAGTGACATCAGAAAATTTAGATTTGGTGAAG GATATTCCTGTAAGTTCAATTTCACGCCGATCTTCACAG GAATCACCACTGAAGAAATCAGCCAGTGTTGGTGATTGGAAGTTGGATTCCAAACAAATG CCAATTGGACAGACCTCCATTGATTCTGCCAATGTCAATGTTCCTGGATCACTTGTGCCTCACCTTCATAATCTTTTGCAGCAGACATCTATTCAACAA GATCTTATAATTAATCTGTTGAGTAGCTTGCAAAGTGCTGAGGCAATAGATG CTTCTCAGAATGGAAAGCTGCCACCTTTACCTCGCAGTCCTGAGAACAATGGAAGT GTTGATACAGCAGCAGCTTCTGAGAGGGAAACTCTTCTGCTCgtcaaaatttcagaacttcaGTCTCG GATGATCAATTTGACGGAGGAATTGACTTCTGAGAAGGTAAAACACAAGCAG TTGCAACAACAACTAGCTGCAATCTACAGCCAGGAACAAAATGGGACAAGAGAGGAAGTTGCATGA